A genome region from Christensenella minuta includes the following:
- a CDS encoding penicillin-binding transpeptidase domain-containing protein, giving the protein MKKKLLIYILVPLLLLVFTGAAFTGCSTLTDSADSVGGAFVNKLVARDYSGAFDYVYVLTADVGTRDEFVARFTNIYDALEVSDVKLVSRSVEPVSDNEYELKYTLALTSRLLGVLTYDYSADIVAGPQGYTVLYTPSLILPMLEEGDRVRSTTQEGARGEIFSADGAVLAKNDYADSVYIDLEKGPDIEEVKAFLTANFSVDAETIQKKYDNAVEKGYPLEVLLSYPKGTITDEQKEAVAGINGLGFDDSRFSPVRYYPLKDDAAHIIGYLGSPSDEQLAANEDLTEYSTVGKSGLEMQYEEVLRGSDGRIIYIEDEKGSLKQVLFEDEKTDGQNIELSIDSKTQERAYTLMASNLVDGQSGAVIVMDYSTGAVEAMVSYPSFDNNLFNFPLDEATWNYYNGDEDHPLINRAIQSAYMPGSSFKPFSSLPAIEGGLLDADSVPPITKKPPHSEGNEESGSHSWTPDIEGWHSGAIYSKTVAESPYNYEMAMKSSDNIFFAYYALQAGVDPFESYMEKIGIGEAPQFELPVTASSMLSQSEDEVDWLDWLARTGYGTGELVITPLQLACMYTAIENGGTMVNPHIVNRTFTIEGEDETETTVEETSVSAFKEGTMSQKAIDIIKPALKRVMVDGTGYEARLGDRDVLGKTGTAQVGANNSREVNWIIALNQEDGKLYMVVVETDTDEGTKPKTSILRGLADESAYSRMLSGVSSSGEEE; this is encoded by the coding sequence ATGAAAAAGAAACTTCTTATCTATATACTGGTTCCGCTCCTTTTGCTCGTGTTTACAGGGGCGGCGTTTACAGGCTGTTCTACGCTTACGGATAGTGCCGACAGCGTGGGCGGCGCCTTTGTAAATAAGCTTGTCGCGCGCGATTATTCTGGCGCGTTCGATTATGTGTATGTCCTCACGGCGGACGTAGGGACGCGCGATGAATTCGTGGCGCGGTTCACCAATATTTACGACGCACTCGAGGTCTCGGACGTAAAGCTTGTGTCGCGCAGCGTGGAGCCGGTCTCGGACAATGAATACGAGCTCAAATATACGCTCGCGCTCACCAGCAGGCTGCTCGGCGTGCTCACCTATGATTATTCCGCCGATATCGTCGCGGGGCCGCAGGGATATACGGTGCTCTATACGCCGAGCCTCATCCTGCCTATGCTCGAAGAGGGCGATAGGGTGCGTTCCACCACGCAGGAGGGCGCGCGCGGGGAGATTTTTTCCGCCGATGGAGCGGTGCTCGCGAAAAACGATTACGCGGACAGCGTGTATATCGACCTTGAAAAGGGTCCGGATATCGAGGAGGTCAAGGCCTTCCTTACAGCGAATTTCAGCGTGGATGCGGAAACGATCCAAAAAAAGTACGATAACGCGGTAGAAAAGGGCTACCCGCTCGAAGTGCTGCTTTCCTACCCCAAGGGGACCATAACGGACGAACAGAAGGAAGCGGTCGCGGGCATAAACGGCCTTGGGTTCGACGATTCCCGCTTTTCGCCCGTGCGGTATTATCCCCTGAAGGACGATGCGGCGCATATCATCGGCTACCTTGGTTCGCCGTCCGATGAACAGCTGGCGGCAAATGAAGATCTTACGGAATATTCCACGGTGGGGAAATCCGGTCTCGAAATGCAGTATGAAGAGGTTCTGCGCGGCAGCGACGGACGGATCATTTATATTGAGGACGAAAAGGGCAGCCTCAAACAGGTCCTGTTCGAGGACGAAAAGACGGACGGACAGAATATCGAGCTTTCCATCGATTCCAAAACGCAGGAGCGCGCGTATACGCTGATGGCTTCCAACCTTGTGGACGGGCAGAGCGGCGCGGTGATCGTGATGGATTACTCAACGGGGGCTGTGGAGGCTATGGTTTCGTATCCGTCGTTTGATAACAACCTGTTTAATTTCCCGCTCGACGAGGCCACCTGGAATTATTACAACGGCGATGAAGACCATCCGCTCATCAACCGGGCAATCCAATCGGCGTATATGCCGGGCTCCTCGTTCAAGCCGTTTTCCTCCCTGCCCGCCATCGAAGGCGGTCTGCTCGACGCGGATTCCGTTCCGCCGATCACCAAGAAACCGCCGCATTCCGAGGGGAATGAAGAGAGCGGCTCCCACAGCTGGACGCCGGATATTGAAGGCTGGCATTCGGGAGCGATCTATTCCAAAACCGTCGCGGAATCGCCGTATAATTACGAAATGGCAATGAAGTCGTCCGACAATATCTTTTTCGCCTATTACGCCTTGCAGGCGGGGGTAGACCCGTTCGAATCCTACATGGAAAAGATCGGGATCGGCGAAGCGCCGCAGTTTGAACTGCCGGTGACAGCCTCCAGCATGCTGAGCCAGTCCGAAGACGAGGTAGACTGGCTGGACTGGCTGGCGCGTACCGGTTACGGTACGGGCGAGCTTGTGATAACCCCGCTCCAGCTCGCATGCATGTATACCGCAATTGAAAACGGCGGCACGATGGTAAACCCGCATATCGTAAACCGCACCTTCACCATTGAAGGAGAGGATGAGACGGAAACAACGGTAGAAGAAACATCCGTCTCCGCTTTCAAAGAGGGGACGATGAGCCAAAAGGCTATCGACATTATAAAGCCCGCCTTAAAGCGCGTCATGGTGGACGGGACAGGCTATGAAGCGCGCCTCGGGGACCGGGACGTCCTCGGAAAAACGGGGACCGCGCAGGTCGGCGCGAACAATTCGCGCGAAGTTAACTGGATCATCGCGCTTAACCAGGAGGACGGGAAGCTGTACATGGTGGTTGTGGAAACGGATACGGACGAGGGAACCAAACCAAAAACTTCGATTCTGCGGGGCCTTGCAGACGAAAGCGCCTATTCCCGGATGCTGTCGGGCGTCAGCAGCAGCGGGGAAGAAGAATAA
- a CDS encoding DUF6125 family protein — protein MKHNEALDDLSKEELIRLIGLYSKNWLALDGVWFQSIEQKLGMDEAMLHDARAWERFTVIEARRIKKFLGLPEYAGLGGLKKALSLRFYANINEDEAILRGNTLLYRTLSCRVQNARARKNMEFHPCKPVGEIEYAGFARTIDPRVTCTCVSCYPQITDDTCACSWLFTLHE, from the coding sequence ATGAAGCATAACGAAGCACTGGACGATTTATCGAAGGAGGAGCTGATTCGCCTGATCGGCCTCTATTCCAAAAACTGGCTGGCGCTCGACGGCGTGTGGTTCCAGTCCATCGAGCAAAAGCTGGGCATGGACGAGGCCATGCTGCACGATGCGCGCGCATGGGAGCGGTTTACCGTGATTGAAGCGCGCAGGATCAAGAAATTTTTAGGCCTGCCCGAGTATGCGGGACTCGGCGGCCTTAAAAAAGCGCTTTCCCTGCGGTTTTACGCGAACATCAACGAGGACGAAGCCATCCTGCGGGGGAATACGCTTTTGTACCGCACCCTTTCCTGCCGGGTGCAGAATGCGCGTGCGCGCAAAAATATGGAATTCCATCCGTGCAAACCCGTCGGGGAGATCGAATACGCCGGGTTTGCGCGCACGATCGATCCGCGCGTCACCTGCACATGCGTCAGCTGTTACCCGCAAATTACAGACGATACGTGCGCGTGTTCGTGGCTGTTCACGCTGCACGAGTAA
- a CDS encoding phosphoglycerate dehydrogenase, translating into MHTIKKLNKISPVIYDYLPKENYNVSSHLEDDSEGFIVRSADCHGMDFSENTIAIARAGAGTNNIPIDKCTEKGIVVFNTPGANANGVKELVIGAMIAASRNLPEAYDWAKTLKGQDGVAALVEKGKGQFVGGEVKGKTLGVIGLGAIGIMVANAASAIGMNVIGYDPFLSVDRAWSISMYTHKAEKLDELLEKADFITLHIPQNDKTKGFLSTPEFSKMKDGVIILNFARGGLVKTTSLFDAMDSGKVKKYVTDFPDDDMLCHPNVLAIPHLGASTPESEENCAVMAAKQMRDFFETGTIVNSVNMPECIVPPSDTVRVTIIHKNLTNMVGQITNTVAKYGLNIADMANKSRGDIAYTVLNLDHEISQEATGEIAAIEGVIKVRVI; encoded by the coding sequence ATGCATACAATCAAAAAGCTGAATAAAATATCGCCCGTGATCTACGACTACCTTCCGAAGGAGAACTACAACGTATCGTCCCACCTCGAGGACGACAGCGAAGGCTTCATCGTGCGCAGCGCGGACTGCCACGGCATGGATTTTTCGGAAAATACCATTGCCATCGCGCGGGCGGGCGCGGGGACGAACAATATCCCGATCGATAAGTGCACGGAAAAGGGCATCGTGGTGTTCAACACGCCCGGCGCGAACGCAAACGGCGTGAAGGAGCTGGTGATCGGGGCGATGATCGCGGCGTCGCGCAACCTGCCTGAGGCGTACGACTGGGCGAAGACTTTAAAGGGCCAGGACGGCGTTGCCGCGCTGGTGGAAAAAGGCAAGGGCCAGTTCGTGGGCGGCGAGGTCAAGGGCAAGACCCTTGGCGTGATCGGCCTTGGAGCCATCGGCATCATGGTGGCCAACGCGGCTTCGGCGATCGGCATGAACGTCATCGGCTACGATCCATTCCTGTCGGTGGACAGGGCGTGGTCGATCTCCATGTATACGCACAAGGCGGAAAAGCTGGACGAGCTGCTTGAAAAAGCGGATTTTATTACCCTGCACATTCCGCAAAACGATAAAACCAAGGGCTTTTTGAGCACCCCCGAATTTTCCAAAATGAAGGACGGCGTGATTATCCTCAACTTCGCGCGCGGCGGCCTCGTGAAAACGACTTCCCTGTTCGACGCGATGGACAGCGGCAAGGTAAAGAAATACGTCACGGACTTCCCGGACGACGATATGCTCTGCCACCCAAACGTGCTCGCGATCCCGCATCTCGGCGCGTCTACGCCGGAGAGCGAGGAAAACTGCGCGGTGATGGCGGCAAAGCAAATGCGCGATTTCTTTGAGACGGGAACAATCGTCAATTCCGTCAATATGCCCGAATGTATCGTTCCGCCTTCGGACACGGTGCGCGTGACGATCATCCATAAAAACCTCACGAACATGGTGGGGCAGATTACCAATACGGTGGCGAAATACGGCCTTAACATTGCGGATATGGCCAACAAATCCCGCGGCGATATCGCATATACGGTGCTGAATCTTGACCACGAAATCTCACAGGAAGCGACAGGCGAGATCGCCGCGATCGAAGGCGTGATTAAGGTGCGCGTGATTTGA
- the serC gene encoding 3-phosphoserine/phosphohydroxythreonine transaminase has translation MEERVYNFSAGPACLPMDVLKQAQKDFISYGGSGMNVMEMSHRSPEYQNIIDTAEADLRELLNIPDNYDVLFLQGGASLQFAMVPMNLMTKYKKIHAVNTGQWSKKAIAEAKKFGEVNVVASSEDKTFSYIPELSAELFTPDADYVHITSNNTIYGTKYTKLPPVGNLPLVSDMSSCILSEKINVADYGLIYAGAQKNIGPAGVTIVIVRRDLVENAPEDIPTMLRYKTHADNGSMFNTPPTYAIYIAGLVFKNLKRLGGIGEMEKINREKAAMLYDFLDNSSLFSATVAGADRSMMNVPFVTGDAELDREFVAEAKKAGLVNLKGHRSVGGMRASIYNAMPEDGVRSLIAFMAGFEAKHR, from the coding sequence ATGGAAGAAAGAGTGTACAACTTTTCGGCCGGCCCGGCGTGCCTGCCTATGGACGTGCTGAAACAGGCGCAGAAAGACTTTATTTCGTATGGCGGGAGCGGTATGAACGTCATGGAAATGAGCCACCGCAGCCCCGAATACCAGAACATCATCGACACGGCCGAGGCGGACCTGCGCGAGCTGCTGAACATCCCGGACAATTACGACGTTCTGTTCCTGCAGGGCGGCGCGTCCTTGCAGTTTGCCATGGTTCCCATGAACCTGATGACAAAGTATAAAAAAATCCACGCGGTCAACACGGGCCAGTGGTCTAAAAAAGCGATCGCCGAAGCCAAAAAATTCGGCGAAGTGAATGTTGTCGCGTCCTCCGAGGACAAAACGTTCTCTTACATCCCGGAGCTTTCGGCGGAACTGTTTACGCCGGACGCCGATTATGTACACATTACTTCCAATAATACGATTTACGGAACGAAGTATACGAAGCTTCCCCCGGTGGGGAACCTCCCGCTCGTCTCCGACATGTCCTCCTGCATCCTTTCCGAAAAGATCAACGTGGCGGATTACGGCCTGATCTATGCGGGCGCGCAGAAAAACATCGGCCCCGCCGGCGTAACCATTGTGATCGTGCGCAGGGACCTTGTGGAAAACGCGCCGGAGGATATCCCCACGATGCTGCGCTATAAGACGCATGCGGACAATGGTTCCATGTTCAACACGCCCCCCACCTACGCGATCTATATCGCGGGGCTGGTGTTTAAAAACCTGAAAAGGCTGGGCGGCATCGGCGAGATGGAAAAGATCAACCGGGAAAAAGCGGCGATGCTGTACGATTTCCTCGACAATTCATCCCTCTTCAGCGCGACCGTCGCGGGCGCGGACCGCTCGATGATGAACGTACCTTTCGTGACAGGCGACGCGGAGCTTGACAGGGAATTCGTCGCCGAGGCGAAAAAGGCGGGCCTTGTAAACCTGAAGGGACACCGCAGCGTGGGCGGCATGCGCGCGAGCATCTATAACGCGATGCCCGAAGACGGCGTGCGCTCACTTATTGCGTTCATGGCGGGGTTTGAAGCGAAGCACAGATAA
- a CDS encoding replication-associated recombination protein A, translating into MKFFPAGEPAEARRETRRRIRDKGGKAVDLFSGNLEKSAPLADRMRPRTLDEFLGQGHIVGKNTLLRRAIEADKLGSCIFWGPPGCGKSTLAAIVAHTTGSDFYKLNAVTSGVKDVREVIDKAEGSLKLYGRESFLLLDECHRWSKSQSDSVLPAMESGVIKLIGSTTENPMAAMTSAIVSRCRLFEFYALGKEDIKKAVFRAAEDKERGFGNMDLTVDGDAAEHWASVSNGDVRSALNALELAVLTTKPDAKGRVHITLEIAEQSIQQRAVRMDDNEYYDMLSAFCKSLRGSDSDAALFWFARMVYAGVDPRVPVRRMIAHASEDVGLANPSVLNQCVAAMQALEFNGMPEARLNIAQAIIYLCESPKSNSVLLAVDAAAKAAREASRQDVPAYLQDANFEKAKHEKKSEAYKYAHDYPRHYVEQQYLPDEMKDRVFYRPSMQGYEQKVHEYRRFIGKEKKPGK; encoded by the coding sequence ATGAAATTTTTCCCCGCGGGAGAACCGGCCGAAGCGCGCCGGGAAACCCGGCGCAGGATACGGGATAAAGGAGGGAAAGCAGTGGACCTGTTTTCCGGAAATCTGGAAAAAAGCGCCCCGCTCGCGGACAGAATGCGTCCACGCACGCTCGACGAGTTCCTGGGGCAAGGACATATCGTGGGAAAAAATACGCTTCTCCGCCGCGCCATCGAGGCGGATAAGCTTGGTTCGTGTATCTTCTGGGGCCCGCCCGGGTGCGGGAAAAGCACGCTCGCGGCAATCGTCGCGCATACGACGGGCAGCGATTTTTATAAACTGAACGCGGTCACGAGCGGCGTGAAGGATGTGCGCGAGGTAATAGACAAGGCGGAGGGCAGCCTCAAGCTGTACGGGCGGGAAAGCTTCCTGCTGCTCGACGAGTGCCACCGCTGGTCCAAATCGCAGTCGGACAGCGTCCTCCCGGCCATGGAAAGCGGCGTCATCAAGCTCATCGGCTCCACGACGGAAAACCCGATGGCCGCGATGACGAGCGCCATCGTTTCGCGCTGCCGCCTGTTCGAGTTTTACGCCCTTGGAAAGGAAGACATTAAAAAGGCCGTATTCCGCGCGGCGGAAGATAAAGAACGCGGCTTTGGCAATATGGACCTTACGGTGGACGGGGACGCGGCGGAGCACTGGGCGTCCGTCTCGAACGGGGACGTGCGGAGCGCGCTCAACGCGCTCGAACTCGCGGTTCTCACCACAAAGCCGGACGCAAAGGGCAGGGTACATATTACCCTCGAGATCGCGGAACAGTCCATCCAGCAGCGCGCCGTGCGCATGGACGACAACGAATATTACGATATGCTGTCCGCGTTCTGCAAATCCCTGCGGGGAAGCGACAGCGACGCGGCCCTTTTCTGGTTTGCACGCATGGTCTACGCGGGCGTCGACCCGCGCGTACCCGTGCGGCGGATGATCGCCCATGCGTCGGAAGACGTAGGGCTCGCGAACCCAAGCGTCCTCAACCAGTGCGTCGCGGCAATGCAGGCGCTCGAGTTTAACGGCATGCCTGAGGCGCGTCTCAATATCGCGCAGGCCATCATCTATTTGTGCGAATCGCCTAAGAGCAACAGCGTGCTTCTCGCGGTAGATGCTGCGGCAAAGGCCGCGCGGGAAGCGTCGCGGCAGGACGTGCCCGCCTATCTTCAGGACGCGAATTTTGAGAAAGCCAAGCACGAAAAGAAAAGCGAGGCGTATAAATACGCGCACGATTACCCGCGCCATTATGTGGAGCAGCAATATCTCCCCGATGAAATGAAGGACAGGGTGTTCTACCGTCCTTCCATGCAGGGCTACGAACAAAAGGTGCACGAATACCGCCGGTTTATCGGCAAGGAAAAGAAGCCCGGGAAATAA
- a CDS encoding EAL domain-containing protein — MKPREGRPQEELLRKIESLEREIKEYREFDPLTGLYNKETFYRKAEEFLAERPGREYAFVCVDIERFKLINDLYGTAEGDRLLAYLGDRIRHAEGPKAELAGRITGDVFIACAPLEGEAGRAIEENVVSWLRQYPLDMEIVPAVGIYRICDRTVPVSLMCDRAILAARSVKGNYMRHTAEYHAGLLDSIIEEQDILNAAEHALQNREFQIYVQPKCDIRSGKIVGAEALVRWIRPEKGLLPPDSFIPAFEKNGFIVKLDAYVWEGVCRLLRRWIDSGHTAVPISVNASRESLYDPGFYGLLTGLIEKYALDPRLLEIEITETAYAENLERILEVAGGLRAAGFTVLMDDFGSGYSSLNMLKDISVDILKIDLRFLQKTDGQDQRSENIIESVIRMAKWLKLSVIAEGVETAGQAAFLADAGCRYAQGYYFYRPMPSGEFEALLLQDGQTDYNGIVPPDKREISFEDLFQSGMMSKKLLNNIIGGVALYEYHDGNLAIIRVNDGYYRITGCNPEMLRVKGLHILERVPPEDRQIVQDALRRAKADPTQGVEIQFRRRRLCGDLMWMHMRLFFLLENEGRDIYYASINDITQRKEAEAQLRQSEELYRTAMLSTGRIPFMFDVEKRSVAYDETRSAIQGMDKLLEGLPESLMEAGAVAPEHMQRLHDFFYDVIEGKPNSVQEALLRLKDGSYGWRRASMTTIFDQFGRPVKAFGILEDITREHDLEERLRQGEKQLSDLKAENQMTAVSLLNEMALCGLIGGYCEENFPLYFINGEMLRLMGYGSHEDFIEHTGGFVGNTIHPDDIPHVLRELGTGYYEGQEYIVKYRTLKKDGSFFWTLDKGRVVEAEDGRLAILSVCIDLSGQQQAEENLRLANSRFRIAMQLTRADVWEYDIPTRTIVRFDPEDAWVKGAQEITGAPECLVECGWIHPESGEAVLRAVREVEEGARQSVCEMQALCKDDRYRWFRLTCTVIQQKDGKAVRMLGVSENIDHEKEKERQYKRLLRDSQRDSLTGLYTRSAFENKVRAVLEQSGPEGPVTAVALLDVDNFKQVNDAFGHVRGDEILRKIGDAIRGAFGAEAVAGRFGGDEFALLVTAAYESDVCNRLEGFLHSLNERHTDERIRISASAGVVFAAGEDFETLYRRADKALYQAKSAGKNTYAVYSGESANGHVYLNVDSTILDEMEGLIYIINKEDYGLLYCNGELRELLGIEEDEFHNRKCYQLLRGRSAPCPGCAERQLSHNSYLVREDRDETRGIGYEIREKLFYWGKHELRIELAKKKEEAEDADHGLQKP; from the coding sequence TTGAAACCACGTGAAGGCAGACCGCAAGAGGAGCTGCTCCGGAAAATCGAATCGCTGGAGCGCGAAATTAAGGAATACAGGGAATTCGATCCCCTGACCGGGCTGTACAATAAAGAAACCTTTTACCGCAAGGCGGAAGAATTCCTTGCGGAGAGGCCCGGGCGGGAATATGCTTTCGTGTGCGTGGATATCGAACGGTTCAAGCTGATTAACGACCTGTATGGGACGGCGGAAGGAGACCGCCTGCTCGCCTACCTCGGCGACAGGATCAGGCATGCGGAAGGCCCGAAAGCAGAGCTTGCGGGCCGTATCACGGGAGATGTATTTATTGCGTGCGCACCGCTCGAGGGAGAGGCCGGCCGGGCGATTGAAGAAAATGTCGTAAGCTGGCTCAGGCAATATCCGCTCGATATGGAGATCGTTCCGGCGGTCGGCATCTACCGGATCTGCGACCGTACGGTCCCCGTCAGCCTGATGTGCGACCGCGCGATCCTGGCCGCAAGATCCGTCAAGGGAAATTATATGCGCCATACGGCGGAATACCACGCCGGGCTTCTTGATTCCATCATCGAGGAACAGGATATTCTCAACGCGGCCGAGCATGCCCTGCAAAACCGGGAATTTCAAATCTATGTGCAGCCAAAATGCGATATCCGCAGCGGAAAGATCGTAGGAGCGGAGGCGCTCGTGCGCTGGATACGGCCCGAAAAAGGCCTGCTCCCGCCGGATTCCTTCATCCCCGCGTTTGAGAAGAACGGCTTCATCGTGAAGCTGGACGCCTATGTGTGGGAAGGGGTGTGCAGGCTCCTGCGCAGATGGATTGACAGCGGACATACGGCCGTCCCGATTTCTGTGAATGCTTCCCGCGAAAGCCTCTATGACCCTGGGTTTTACGGCCTTCTGACGGGCTTGATTGAAAAGTACGCGCTCGATCCGCGCCTCCTTGAGATCGAAATAACGGAGACCGCGTATGCGGAGAACCTGGAGCGGATTCTCGAGGTGGCGGGGGGCTTGCGCGCGGCGGGTTTCACGGTTTTGATGGACGATTTCGGCAGCGGTTATTCCTCCCTTAATATGCTCAAGGACATCAGCGTCGACATCCTCAAAATAGACCTGCGCTTTTTGCAGAAGACGGACGGGCAGGACCAGCGGAGCGAAAATATCATCGAATCCGTAATTCGCATGGCCAAATGGCTGAAGCTGAGCGTGATTGCGGAGGGCGTGGAAACGGCCGGGCAGGCCGCCTTCCTTGCCGATGCAGGCTGCCGCTACGCGCAGGGCTATTATTTCTACAGGCCCATGCCCAGCGGGGAGTTTGAGGCGCTGCTGCTTCAGGACGGCCAAACCGACTATAATGGGATCGTACCCCCGGACAAACGGGAAATTTCCTTTGAAGACCTTTTCCAGTCCGGGATGATGTCAAAGAAACTCCTGAATAATATCATCGGCGGCGTGGCCCTCTATGAATACCATGACGGCAACCTGGCCATTATCCGCGTCAACGACGGCTATTACAGGATCACCGGATGCAACCCGGAAATGCTGCGCGTCAAAGGGCTGCATATCCTTGAACGCGTGCCGCCGGAAGACCGGCAAATCGTGCAGGACGCGCTCCGGCGCGCCAAGGCGGACCCCACGCAGGGGGTGGAGATCCAGTTCCGGCGGCGCAGGCTGTGCGGGGACCTGATGTGGATGCACATGCGGCTGTTTTTTCTCTTGGAAAATGAAGGGCGGGATATCTATTACGCTTCCATCAACGATATCACGCAGCGCAAGGAAGCGGAGGCGCAGCTCCGGCAGTCGGAAGAGCTTTACCGCACAGCGATGCTTTCCACAGGGCGGATTCCGTTCATGTTTGACGTGGAAAAACGAAGCGTTGCCTATGATGAAACGCGTTCGGCCATCCAGGGTATGGATAAGCTTCTCGAGGGTCTCCCGGAAAGCCTGATGGAAGCGGGCGCGGTCGCGCCCGAACACATGCAGCGGCTGCATGATTTTTTCTATGATGTAATCGAGGGGAAACCGAATTCCGTACAGGAAGCGCTGCTGCGCCTGAAAGATGGTTCCTATGGCTGGCGGCGTGCCTCCATGACCACGATTTTCGATCAGTTCGGAAGGCCGGTGAAGGCCTTTGGTATACTAGAGGATATCACCCGCGAACATGACCTGGAAGAGCGGCTGCGCCAGGGCGAAAAACAGCTTTCCGACCTCAAGGCGGAAAACCAGATGACGGCGGTTTCACTCCTCAATGAAATGGCGCTCTGCGGGCTTATCGGGGGCTATTGCGAAGAGAATTTCCCGCTTTATTTCATCAATGGAGAGATGCTCCGGCTGATGGGTTACGGTTCCCATGAAGATTTCATAGAGCATACGGGCGGCTTTGTAGGCAACACGATCCACCCGGACGATATTCCGCATGTGCTGCGGGAACTCGGGACCGGCTATTACGAGGGACAGGAATATATCGTAAAATACCGTACGCTCAAAAAGGACGGCAGTTTTTTCTGGACGCTCGACAAGGGCCGCGTTGTGGAGGCCGAGGACGGCAGGCTTGCCATCCTCAGCGTGTGTATCGACCTTTCGGGCCAGCAGCAGGCCGAAGAGAACCTGCGCCTTGCGAACAGCAGGTTCCGGATCGCAATGCAGCTTACCCGCGCCGACGTGTGGGAATATGATATCCCTACACGGACCATTGTCCGTTTCGATCCGGAAGACGCCTGGGTCAAAGGAGCGCAGGAGATTACGGGCGCGCCCGAATGCCTGGTCGAGTGCGGCTGGATTCATCCAGAAAGCGGGGAAGCGGTGCTCCGCGCGGTGCGCGAGGTCGAGGAAGGCGCGCGGCAAAGCGTATGCGAAATGCAGGCTCTGTGCAAGGACGACAGGTACCGCTGGTTCCGCCTCACCTGCACCGTGATCCAGCAAAAAGACGGGAAAGCCGTGCGCATGCTGGGCGTTTCCGAAAATATAGACCATGAAAAGGAAAAAGAGCGCCAATATAAGCGCCTGCTCCGAGACTCGCAGAGGGATTCCCTCACCGGGCTTTATACCAGGAGCGCCTTTGAAAACAAGGTTCGCGCCGTTTTGGAACAAAGCGGGCCGGAAGGCCCCGTCACCGCGGTGGCGCTGCTTGACGTCGACAATTTCAAACAGGTGAACGACGCGTTCGGGCATGTCCGCGGCGACGAGATACTCAGAAAAATCGGGGATGCGATACGCGGCGCGTTTGGAGCGGAAGCCGTAGCCGGACGGTTCGGCGGCGACGAATTCGCCCTGCTGGTTACGGCCGCCTACGAAAGCGATGTCTGCAACCGGCTGGAGGGCTTCCTGCACAGCCTGAATGAACGGCATACGGACGAAAGGATCCGGATATCCGCTTCGGCGGGCGTCGTTTTCGCAGCCGGGGAGGATTTTGAAACGCTCTACCGCCGGGCGGATAAAGCCCTCTACCAGGCGAAGAGCGCGGGAAAGAACACCTACGCCGTCTACAGCGGCGAAAGCGCAAACGGACATGTCTACCTCAACGTGGATTCCACGATCCTCGACGAGATGGAGGGGCTCATTTATATCATCAACAAGGAAGATTACGGCCTCCTGTACTGCAACGGAGAGCTGAGGGAACTGTTGGGGATCGAAGAGGACGAGTTCCATAACCGGAAATGCTACCAGCTCCTGCGGGGCAGGAGCGCGCCGTGCCCGGGGTGCGCCGAACGGCAGCTGAGCCACAACAGCTACCTTGTGCGTGAAGACCGCGACGAAACCCGGGGAATCGGCTACGAGATCCGCGAAAAGCTGTTTTACTGGGGAAAGCACGAACTGCGCATCGAGCTTGCGAAGAAAAAAGAAGAAGCGGAGGACGCGGACCACGGTTTGCAAAAGCCCTGA